The genomic segment ATGGAAGAACCGATCGGCCTGGGGCTGCGTCTTATGCGTGATAAGCCAACTCAGGGAGGGTCCCGGATCGATGTCACAATAGCCGCTGTCCGGGGGAGCGAGGCTGCCGTCGGCGTTGAGCTGCCTCGGATCACCTGCGGGCCAACGGTCGGGCTTGAAGTTGCGGATGTACAAATACCGCTGCGTGCGCAATGCCCGCTGGGGATAACCGAGGTTCTGATACCGTGAGGAGCTGTGTCGTTCACGAGCACTGAAGACCATTTCGCGGGTCGTGTCGACCAGGCCCTTTTCGTTGGACGTGAGAATGCTCATGAGGCTTCGGCCGTTTCCACCGGGGAGTCCGGCCGGAGCGACGCCGGCCGCATCGAGGAAGGTCGGGGCAAGGTCCACGAAGCTGATCAGATCGTCTACCGTGCGGCCGCCCGGAATGCGCCGGGGCCAGCAAAGGGCCATCGGGACGTGGATACCGTACTCGTAAACGTTGGCCTTGGCCCGTGGAAAGGGCATGCCGTTGTCGCTGGTCACAACGATCAGCGTGTTGTCGAATTCGCCGGCTTCCTCCAAAGCGGCGATCATGTCGGCCAAGTGTCGATCAAACCATTCAATCTCCCAGCAGTAATCCAGGATGTCGCTGCGGATCTCCGGCGTGTCGGGCAAAAACGGGGGTATCCTCGCCTCCTCTGGTTTCTTTCCGTGCCGCAGACCGATCCCCGGGGCGTATCCCCGGTGCGGCTCCTTACCGCCGTACCAGAAACAGAACGGCATGCCTTTGGGCCGCTGCTCGAGAAAAAGACGGAAGTTGGCCGAATAATCGCAATCCGCAACACCGGGGGTCGTGTTCTCGATCTTGATCTTGTTGAATTCCGGTCCGGCGGGGTTGCGGCTTCGCCCACCGACTTCCCAGTCCCCCGGCCCCCAGCCCTTGCCGGTGTAACCCACGAAGTAACCGGCCTTCTCGAGCAGATCGGGATAAACGACAAGCTTCGCGGGAAATGAGCTGGCGTGCGTGCCGGCGTGCTCGTTTTGCCATGGATACCGCCCCGTCAACAGCGAGGCTCGCGACGGAGCACAGCCAGGAGAAGGACAAATGGCATTGGTGAATAGAATCCCTTGCCGGGCAATGCGATCGAAAGCGGGCGTTTTGACCCCCGGGCAACCATAGGCGGAGGCGTAAGGGTAGGATTGATCGTCGGAGATGGCCAAGAGGATGTTGGGACGAGCGTCCGATGCGGGTTTCGTCTCCGCCGCCGATGCTGCAGCGGTCGCGGCAAGAGCCAACAGCATGCCGACAGTGAGCATTCGGTCGCAAGAGCCGTAGTCGCGTCTCATCTGCTTCATCGGTGTTCTCCCACAATAGTCAGGCTGCCGAGCATGGTAAACCGATCCGGCAATATCGTCGAGGGCGAGCGGAACCGAAGAACAACACATCCGCCCGATGCCTCGGCGCCAATTGCCGACCCGGAATCCGAGCGCAGATCCATCTCTCCAATTCAGAGCCCGATGATGGCATTCGATGGTTCCCAAAGGATTGGACGCGCGACACCGATAAGCCGCCTGCGAAAAGAAGCACACGCGAGCGTACACCGGTCATCGGGCAAAGGTCTGACAGACTGATTACGCTAACAAACCAGCAGCCCGTTGAGCGACAGGCTCTCGGCCTATTATCGGACATTTCCCCGTTGCTTCAGCCCGATCTTACGCTCGCCGATACGTCTCCCATGAGCATGATCGGGGATATCGCGGGTCTTTCGACGGCCATGAGCACGGCCCGCCTGCAAACCGCTGTGGGGGCCAAGGTTTTGAAGATGG from the Phycisphaerae bacterium genome contains:
- a CDS encoding sulfatase, whose product is MKQMRRDYGSCDRMLTVGMLLALAATAAASAAETKPASDARPNILLAISDDQSYPYASAYGCPGVKTPAFDRIARQGILFTNAICPSPGCAPSRASLLTGRYPWQNEHAGTHASSFPAKLVVYPDLLEKAGYFVGYTGKGWGPGDWEVGGRSRNPAGPEFNKIKIENTTPGVADCDYSANFRLFLEQRPKGMPFCFWYGGKEPHRGYAPGIGLRHGKKPEEARIPPFLPDTPEIRSDILDYCWEIEWFDRHLADMIAALEEAGEFDNTLIVVTSDNGMPFPRAKANVYEYGIHVPMALCWPRRIPGGRTVDDLISFVDLAPTFLDAAGVAPAGLPGGNGRSLMSILTSNEKGLVDTTREMVFSARERHSSSRYQNLGYPQRALRTQRYLYIRNFKPDRWPAGDPRQLNADGSLAPPDSGYCDIDPGPSLSWLITHKTQPQADRFFHLAVDKRAPEELYDIREDPGCLTNLISSAEHAQVLGRLRSQMDDYLRKTNDPRVTGNGDVFETYERYSPIRRFPPPDSSIAP